The region GCGCGTTCATCACCTCAGGATAGATCGAGCCGTCGCCGCCCGGCGCTTCCTTGTAGAGCGGCAGGTTGCCGGGCTGCAGCGCCTTGTTGAACAGGGTGGCAAACCATTCGCTCCAGGTCTGCTTCTCCTCCTCGACCGGTGGCAGGTCGAAGCGCAGCACTTGGCCGCGCGAATAAAGATGGCGCGAATCCAGCAGCAGATTGGCATCGGCATCGAAGATGCGGGCGCGTGTGCGCGTCGGAGAGATCAGCCGGCGCAGCACCGGCGCGACCTTCTCAGGATCGATCGGGAACTCGAGGTCCTCGTCGTTCGGTACCGGGGTGATGCTTTGACCCGCCTGCAGCTCGAGCAGCTTCTGCGGATCGATGGTGATCGAGTTGGTATCGACCGACGCCGAAGCCGAAATGGCGCCGGCGATGATCTCGCCCTGCGTCAAAAGGCTCTCGGCGCGGGCGTCGATCAGTCCCTCGCGAAACTGGTTGAGATAGAGAATACCACCGACGAGCACGACCAGCGCGACGAGATTGAAGAACAGGATGCGCCGCGTCAGGCTCGAGAACACGGCATTGCCGAAGATACGGCGGATCAGCGTGAAGGGATGCGACCAACGGCGGCCTCTGACGCGACGGGTGCTCACGCCCTCCGCATCGTCAAGATCCCTTTCCTGTACCAACTGTGCCAACGACTGGCCCTTTCGAAGGGCGGGGCCGGATAAACCGGCCCGCAGCCCTTAATTGCGTCTCGCGCTGCGCCGTTTGGGCTCAGGCTGCTTCGCGGAAGCGGTATCCCACTCCGTAGAGTGTTTCAATCATATCAAAGTCGTTGTCGACCATCTTGAATTTCTTGCGCAGCCGCTTGATGTGGCTGTCGATGGTCCGGTCGTCGACATAGACCTGTTCGTCGTAGGCTGCGTCCATCAGCGCGTCGCGGCTTTTAACGACGCCGGGGCGCTGCGCCAGCGAATGCAGGATCAGGAATTCGGTGACCGTCAGGGTCACGGCCTCACCCTTCCAGGTGCAGGTATGGCGTTCCTGGTCCATGACCAGCTGCCCGCGCTCCAGCGAACGGGCCTGCTGCACGGCGCCGTTCTTCGGCGCGCCGCCGGCGGGGCTGGCGCCGGCGGCCGCGGCTTCACGGCTTGAGGCGCGGCGCAGCACGGCGCGGACGCGCTCGACCAGCAGGCGCTGCGAAAACGGCTTGGTGATGAAATCGTCGGCGCCCATCTTCAGGCCGAAGAGCTCATCGATCTCCTCATCCTTGGAGGTGAGGAAGATAACGGGAATGTCCGATTTCTGCCGCAGCCGGCGCAGCAATTCCATGCCATCCATGCGCGGCATCTTGATATCGAAGATCGCCAGCTGCGGCGGCCGCGCCAGCAGGCCGTCGAGGGCCGAAGCACCGTCCGTATAGGTCTCGACCTTATATCCTTCGGCCTCCAGTGCGATCGACACCGAGGTGAGGATGTTGCGGTCGTCATCAACGAGCGCGATTGTCGGCATGGTGTTGATCTCCATCATCAGTGCGCAATCTCCCGGATTTGCTTTCCCCAGGCGGTCTCAGTGACCGGATGCGCTTATGGAGGATAAAGGTGGAACAAATTGTGGCAAAGATAAAGGGAAAGATTGTCGTCGAATTCGAAGGCAATCGTGAGTGGTGCGGTAAAATGTTTCAACGCGTTCATCTAAAACGATTTAAAATTATGGCGTTAAATTTAAATCGATTAAATAATTGATATTACTATATTTTTTCAAGTTTGGTCTCTTGTGTTTTAAAATTTCTCCCCGTATTTTCGCGATTAGTTTTAACGGCAACGAGCCTGAGCGAAGGGAACTAGCCATGGAAATGTTCGGAGTTCATAACCCGGCAACAGAGCTGGCAACGGTTGGATTGGGCGGCGCAGCCAGCGTTCGCTACAACTTTTCCGCCGCCGCGCTCTATGAAGAATCGATCCGCCGGGGCGAAGCCGAACTGACCGCTCAAGGTGCGCTGCGGGCCCTCACCGGCCAGCACACCGGCCGTTCGCCGCGTGACAAGTTCGTCGTTCGCGACAGCAATACCGATGGCGAAATCTGGTGGGACAACAACAAGCCGCTTTCGCCGGAGCATTTCGCGCTGCTGCGCGCGGATATGCTGGCGCATGCCGTCGGCAAGGACCTGTTCGTTCAGGATCTCATCGGCGGTGCCGAGGAAGGCCATGCTCTGCCGACCCGTGTCGTCACCGAATTTGCCTGGCATTCGCTGTTCATCCGCAATCTGTTGATCCGCCCGGACGCCGCAGCGCTGCCGATCTTTGCACCGAAGCTGACGATTATCGATCTGCCGAGCTTCAAAGCCGATCCGGCCCGCCACGGCTGCCGTTCGGAAACGGTGATCGCCTGCGACCTGACCAATGGTCTCGTCCTCATCGGCGGCACCTCCTATGCCGGTGAAATGAAAAAGTCGGTCTTTACCGTTCTCAACCACCTGCTGCCGGCCAAGGGCGTTATGCCGATGCACTGCTCGGCCAATGTCGGCCCGAATGGTGATGCGGCGGTGTTCTTCGGCCTGTCCGGCACCGGCAAGACGACGCTGTCGGCCGATCCGGCCCGCACGCTGATCGGCGACGACGAACACGGCTGGAGCGAAAACGGCATCTTCAATTTCGAAGGCGGCTGCTACGCCAAGAC is a window of Rhizobium sp. N324 DNA encoding:
- a CDS encoding response regulator transcription factor, producing the protein MPTIALVDDDRNILTSVSIALEAEGYKVETYTDGASALDGLLARPPQLAIFDIKMPRMDGMELLRRLRQKSDIPVIFLTSKDEEIDELFGLKMGADDFITKPFSQRLLVERVRAVLRRASSREAAAAGASPAGGAPKNGAVQQARSLERGQLVMDQERHTCTWKGEAVTLTVTEFLILHSLAQRPGVVKSRDALMDAAYDEQVYVDDRTIDSHIKRLRKKFKMVDNDFDMIETLYGVGYRFREAA
- a CDS encoding phosphoenolpyruvate carboxykinase, with amino-acid sequence MEMFGVHNPATELATVGLGGAASVRYNFSAAALYEESIRRGEAELTAQGALRALTGQHTGRSPRDKFVVRDSNTDGEIWWDNNKPLSPEHFALLRADMLAHAVGKDLFVQDLIGGAEEGHALPTRVVTEFAWHSLFIRNLLIRPDAAALPIFAPKLTIIDLPSFKADPARHGCRSETVIACDLTNGLVLIGGTSYAGEMKKSVFTVLNHLLPAKGVMPMHCSANVGPNGDAAVFFGLSGTGKTTLSADPARTLIGDDEHGWSENGIFNFEGGCYAKTIRLSAEAEPEIYATTQRFGTVLENVVLNERREPNFDDGSLTENTRCAYPMDFIPNASETGRAGHPKTIIMLTADAFGVMPPIARLTPDQAMYHFLSGYTAKVAGTEKGVVEPEATFSTCFGAPFMPRHPAEYGNLLKELISRHGVECWLVNTGWTGGAYGTGKRMPIKATRALLAAALTGELGQVEFRADTNFGFAVPVSVNGVDSSILDPRSTWADKAAYDAQAEKLVSMFIANFAKFEGHVDGGVRDAAPGVKVAAE